The Thermoclostridium stercorarium subsp. stercorarium DSM 8532 genome contains a region encoding:
- a CDS encoding ABC transporter ATP-binding protein, producing the protein MSEIVVMKDVCKSYYSGNEEVKVLKNINLTVKKGEFVSVLGPSGSGKTTLMNIIGCLDVPTSGKYLLCGKDVSEMDETELAAVRNREIGFVFQNFFLLPRLTAIQNVELPLVYSNIPQKERRRKAEKMLYRVGLGDKMHNLPNQLSGGQQQRVAIARALVTEPSIILADEPTGALDQKTGAGIIEYFERLNEEGKTIIMITHDINVAGRAKRTINILDGVLTDGG; encoded by the coding sequence ATGAGTGAAATTGTTGTAATGAAGGATGTGTGTAAAAGCTATTATTCCGGCAATGAAGAGGTAAAGGTTCTTAAGAATATAAACCTTACCGTGAAAAAAGGCGAGTTTGTTTCGGTTCTTGGACCTTCGGGTTCGGGAAAAACAACCCTGATGAATATTATAGGATGCCTTGACGTGCCCACTTCGGGAAAGTATCTTCTCTGCGGGAAAGACGTTTCGGAAATGGATGAAACAGAACTTGCCGCGGTAAGAAACAGAGAGATAGGTTTTGTTTTTCAGAATTTCTTTCTCCTTCCGAGGCTGACCGCGATACAGAATGTTGAACTTCCGCTTGTTTATTCAAACATTCCTCAGAAAGAACGCAGAAGAAAAGCCGAGAAAATGCTTTACCGCGTGGGTTTGGGAGATAAAATGCACAATCTCCCCAATCAGCTTTCGGGCGGGCAGCAGCAGCGGGTGGCCATTGCAAGGGCTCTTGTAACAGAGCCTTCGATTATTCTTGCCGATGAGCCGACAGGGGCCCTGGATCAAAAAACAGGGGCGGGAATAATTGAGTATTTTGAGAGATTGAACGAAGAAGGAAAAACAATAATAATGATTACTCATGACATTAATGTCGCCGGACGTGCAAAAAGAACGATAAATATCCTTGACGGCGTACTTACGGATGGTGGATGA
- a CDS encoding efflux RND transporter periplasmic adaptor subunit, with protein MGGNGKKKRRIWIIIGIVAVLASVLISYFAFRPADFSYEKVTASINDIITYYSFSGNVASKNRQSVYAEKIMQVSEIYVEKGSEVKAGDVLLKSVQGDEVKAKINGEVVALNVEENKQVAPGTLLAEIVDYNSLEVVFKVDEYDVGAINADKEATVYIHALNKEFKGKIREISKEGQIANGVTFYTTAIDIEQDGSIRTGMSAEVRLVSDRAEKVVTLPMHVIYFDEQNRPYVLKKGRGNTVIKQEITTGINDGTYVEIKSGVSEGEEVLYKNDLKLETLLFPEGGKNIRLYPKGDNDE; from the coding sequence ATGGGTGGAAACGGAAAGAAAAAGCGTAGAATCTGGATCATAATCGGAATTGTGGCGGTTCTGGCATCGGTGCTGATATCATATTTCGCATTTCGTCCTGCCGATTTTTCTTACGAAAAAGTAACGGCCAGCATAAATGATATCATAACCTATTATTCGTTTTCGGGGAATGTGGCGTCCAAAAACCGGCAGTCGGTTTACGCCGAGAAAATAATGCAAGTATCGGAGATTTATGTCGAAAAAGGCAGCGAGGTAAAAGCGGGGGATGTTTTGTTAAAATCGGTTCAGGGGGATGAAGTGAAAGCAAAAATTAACGGCGAAGTTGTGGCCCTTAATGTGGAAGAGAACAAACAGGTGGCACCGGGAACCTTGCTCGCGGAAATTGTGGATTATAACAGCCTTGAAGTGGTGTTTAAAGTTGATGAGTACGATGTGGGCGCGATAAACGCCGACAAAGAGGCTACGGTCTATATACATGCACTGAATAAGGAATTTAAAGGAAAAATACGTGAAATATCAAAGGAAGGACAGATAGCTAACGGTGTCACTTTTTATACAACGGCAATAGACATTGAGCAGGACGGAAGCATACGTACCGGAATGTCGGCGGAAGTACGGCTGGTAAGCGATAGGGCCGAAAAAGTGGTGACGCTTCCGATGCACGTAATTTATTTTGACGAACAGAACCGCCCTTATGTATTAAAAAAAGGCAGAGGCAACACCGTTATTAAGCAGGAAATCACAACGGGAATTAACGACGGAACATATGTGGAGATCAAAAGTGGCGTTTCTGAAGGCGAGGAAGTGTTGTATAAAAATGATTTAAAGCTGGAGACACTTCTGTTTCCTGAAGGAGGGAAAAATATAAGGCTATATCCCAAAGGAGACAATGATGAGTGA
- the nagA gene encoding N-acetylglucosamine-6-phosphate deacetylase has protein sequence MRILIKNGRVIFPDRIEEGGLLLENERIKEIYTGNVPDVTDAVTIDAKGNYVSPGFIDIHTHGAGGADFMDGTPEAFITACKTHLEHGTTTILPTTLSSKFGELYRAVDSFREARKILKNAPYMPGLHLEGPYFSMEQRGAQDPRFIKDPDVEEYTAIVEYADGDIKRWTVAPELKGALEMGDYLYEHGILPSIGHSNAEYATVKEALAHHYTHVTHLYSGMSTITRRGGFRYLGVIESAYALEELTVEVIADGCHIPPELLRMVYRLKGVDKTCLVTDSLRCTGLDVKESITGSLENGQRIIIEDGVAKLPDRTAFAGSIATADRLVRTAWKLAGIPLADSIRMMTLTPAQILNIDCDRGSIEKGKIADIVVFNDDVEIQYVICSGNIVRG, from the coding sequence ATGAGAATACTTATAAAAAACGGGAGGGTTATATTTCCCGATCGCATTGAAGAGGGCGGACTGCTTTTGGAAAATGAAAGAATTAAGGAAATTTATACAGGGAATGTTCCTGACGTTACCGATGCTGTAACAATTGACGCGAAGGGAAACTACGTTTCACCCGGCTTTATCGACATACATACCCACGGTGCTGGCGGGGCAGATTTCATGGACGGTACACCCGAAGCTTTCATAACGGCATGTAAGACACATCTCGAACATGGCACAACTACTATTTTGCCGACGACGCTGTCATCAAAATTTGGGGAATTGTACCGAGCCGTGGACAGTTTCAGGGAAGCACGGAAAATTCTGAAAAATGCGCCATATATGCCCGGGCTTCATCTGGAAGGGCCCTATTTCAGCATGGAGCAGCGGGGGGCACAGGATCCGAGATTTATAAAGGATCCTGACGTTGAAGAGTACACCGCAATTGTGGAGTATGCAGACGGTGATATAAAGCGCTGGACTGTTGCTCCCGAGCTGAAAGGTGCTCTTGAAATGGGAGATTACCTTTATGAACATGGAATCCTGCCGAGCATCGGCCATAGCAATGCCGAATATGCTACCGTCAAGGAGGCGCTGGCTCATCACTATACCCATGTGACACATCTGTATTCGGGAATGTCTACGATAACGCGTCGCGGCGGATTTCGTTACCTTGGCGTGATTGAAAGCGCCTATGCGCTGGAAGAACTGACGGTGGAGGTTATTGCGGACGGCTGTCATATTCCTCCGGAATTGCTGCGTATGGTTTACAGGCTGAAGGGAGTTGACAAAACGTGTCTTGTAACCGATTCTTTGCGGTGCACCGGTCTGGACGTTAAGGAATCAATTACGGGAAGCCTTGAAAACGGCCAGAGGATTATTATAGAGGACGGAGTTGCAAAACTTCCGGATCGGACTGCCTTTGCGGGCAGCATAGCGACCGCCGATCGTTTGGTGAGAACTGCGTGGAAACTGGCGGGAATTCCGCTGGCGGACAGCATTCGCATGATGACACTTACACCTGCGCAGATACTTAACATTGATTGCGACAGAGGCAGCATTGAAAAGGGAAAGATCGCAGACATTGTTGTTTTCAATGACGACGTTGAAATTCAGTACGTCATTTGCAGCGGTAATATTGTTCGGGGTTGA
- a CDS encoding amidohydrolase family protein has translation MIIPKIDIHAHIVFQREYPGMGDGRFYPPTIEEIRKMYDAVGVEKGVQLPLVSPEHHHDLLTNRDARLLVEKHPDTVGWWFCNVDPRWLKNTADADLSIVMEYYKSLGAKGIGELTANLYIDDPMMQNLFYHAEKCGLPVLFHIGKAGGDDYGIVDDFGLPRLEETLKRFPNLIFIGHSKKWWSAISGDCTEEIWGTNPKGPVAPGGRVVELLRKYPNMYADLSAASGENAIMRDPEFGYKFLEEFQDKLLFGLDYCKVTDYRHLSKFLDDAVETGKISQTAYNKICRENALKLLEG, from the coding sequence ATGATAATTCCTAAAATCGACATTCATGCGCATATTGTGTTTCAGCGCGAATATCCCGGTATGGGGGACGGCAGATTTTATCCCCCGACGATAGAGGAAATCCGGAAAATGTATGACGCAGTCGGCGTGGAGAAAGGGGTCCAGCTTCCCCTGGTGTCTCCCGAGCATCACCATGATCTTCTGACGAACCGTGATGCGAGACTTTTGGTGGAAAAGCATCCTGACACCGTTGGATGGTGGTTTTGCAATGTAGATCCCCGCTGGCTGAAAAATACGGCCGACGCAGATCTTTCCATTGTAATGGAATATTACAAATCGCTTGGGGCTAAAGGTATCGGTGAGTTGACCGCAAATTTGTATATTGACGATCCCATGATGCAAAACCTTTTTTATCATGCTGAAAAATGCGGGCTGCCTGTCCTTTTCCATATCGGAAAGGCGGGCGGCGATGATTACGGTATAGTCGATGATTTTGGATTGCCACGTCTTGAAGAGACTCTTAAAAGGTTTCCGAATCTGATTTTCATCGGGCATTCAAAAAAATGGTGGTCGGCAATCAGTGGGGACTGTACCGAGGAAATCTGGGGAACAAATCCGAAAGGCCCTGTTGCGCCGGGCGGACGGGTTGTGGAACTGTTGCGCAAGTACCCTAACATGTATGCCGATCTTTCAGCGGCTTCGGGTGAGAACGCAATAATGAGGGATCCTGAGTTTGGTTACAAATTTCTTGAAGAGTTTCAGGACAAATTGCTTTTCGGGCTGGATTACTGTAAAGTGACCGATTACCGTCACTTGTCGAAATTCCTTGACGATGCGGTGGAAACCGGTAAAATTTCTCAGACCGCATATAATAAGATTTGTCGCGAGAACGCCCTTAAATTGCTGGAAGGCTGA
- a CDS encoding sugar isomerase domain-containing protein codes for MIEGTVMDLYYKEVVGIIDEIRATERENILKAARLVADHVKKDKIVYVFGPGGHSNLAAMEVFFRAGGLMHISAMLNQDTMLSAGCLKSMAVERLPGYGRIIVEDYGIGEGDLLIICNAYGINSATIDAALTAKQRGATVIGVSSHRHASECPKDHPARHPSKLNLHEIVDCSVDCKVKLGDAVIELEGLPQKIGALSTFANAYVMNSIMIEAINLLVNEGINPPIWRSGNCPGGDEWNNQFLDRFRDRIRCL; via the coding sequence ATGATCGAAGGAACAGTTATGGATCTCTACTATAAAGAGGTTGTAGGAATTATTGACGAGATCCGTGCTACCGAACGGGAAAATATTTTAAAAGCGGCAAGGCTTGTCGCCGACCATGTAAAAAAAGATAAAATTGTGTATGTGTTCGGTCCCGGAGGTCATTCAAATCTGGCGGCGATGGAGGTATTCTTCAGGGCCGGCGGGTTAATGCATATCAGCGCAATGCTGAATCAGGACACAATGCTTAGCGCGGGCTGCCTGAAATCCATGGCTGTGGAAAGGCTTCCCGGGTACGGAAGAATTATTGTCGAGGATTATGGTATAGGCGAAGGGGATTTACTGATTATCTGCAATGCTTATGGAATAAACTCCGCGACAATTGATGCGGCTTTGACGGCAAAGCAGCGCGGTGCAACCGTGATCGGCGTAAGTTCCCACAGACATGCCAGCGAATGCCCGAAGGATCATCCGGCCCGGCATCCTTCCAAACTGAACCTGCATGAAATTGTTGATTGCTCTGTGGATTGCAAAGTAAAGCTGGGTGATGCGGTGATTGAGCTGGAAGGACTTCCCCAAAAGATCGGGGCTTTAAGCACTTTCGCAAATGCTTATGTTATGAACAGCATTATGATTGAAGCAATTAACTTGCTCGTAAACGAAGGTATAAATCCTCCTATCTGGCGCAGTGGAAATTGTCCCGGCGGTGATGAGTGGAACAACCAGTTCCTTGATCGCTTTCGCGACAGGATTCGCTGTCTGTAA
- a CDS encoding HAD family hydrolase: protein MNTAIENFTPRHEFLVCIDSDGCAFDTMEIKHKECFCPATIEDWELQPVSKYAREAWEYVNLYSKTRGCSRFHAIIYMLDLLAERKEVKARNFRMPEYESLRHWVKTAPVLNNDALGKLTDDPVMERTFQWSLDVNRRIAKMVHGVPPFPYVRESLERLSEFADIVIVSATPREALLKEWHEHGLDRYIALLGAQEDGSKKEIISKVKGFYESEKSIMLGDAPGDYNAASANGILFYPIIPNDEENSWKEFHDRIIDLFKRGIYGGEEMKKQIERFDKALPDTPPWISG from the coding sequence ATGAATACTGCAATTGAGAATTTTACTCCCAGACATGAATTTCTGGTCTGTATAGATTCGGACGGATGCGCTTTTGACACAATGGAAATCAAACATAAAGAGTGCTTCTGCCCGGCAACTATCGAGGACTGGGAACTTCAGCCGGTTTCGAAATATGCCAGGGAAGCGTGGGAATATGTAAATCTTTATTCCAAAACAAGAGGTTGCAGCCGGTTTCATGCGATAATTTACATGCTTGATCTCCTTGCCGAACGGAAGGAAGTAAAAGCACGTAATTTCAGAATGCCTGAATACGAATCCCTTCGCCATTGGGTTAAAACGGCGCCTGTACTGAATAATGACGCTTTAGGCAAACTGACCGATGATCCTGTGATGGAAAGGACATTCCAATGGTCCCTCGATGTGAACCGCCGCATTGCCAAAATGGTTCATGGCGTCCCGCCCTTTCCTTATGTAAGGGAAAGCCTTGAACGGCTTAGTGAATTTGCTGATATCGTTATTGTATCGGCCACACCCCGTGAAGCGTTGCTCAAAGAATGGCACGAACACGGGCTGGACAGATATATAGCCCTGCTGGGAGCTCAGGAAGACGGAAGCAAGAAGGAAATTATAAGCAAGGTCAAGGGTTTTTACGAATCTGAAAAATCCATTATGCTGGGGGACGCTCCCGGGGATTATAATGCAGCTTCTGCGAACGGAATACTTTTCTACCCGATTATTCCCAATGACGAAGAAAACTCGTGGAAAGAGTTTCACGACAGAATTATTGATTTATTTAAGAGAGGGATTTATGGCGGCGAAGAAATGAAAAAACAAATTGAACGTTTTGATAAAGCCTTACCCGATACGCCGCCATGGATTTCCGGATAA
- a CDS encoding HAD hydrolase family protein — MDIKVLFFDLDGTALQRDQVFISFRNMQALREAMKKGIHCIPCTGRSADMFPPQIEADMGFRYWVSASGCRIIDRLTGEVIYKGECFTPEEAAEICRMYEGQQIYSEIAAEGKLYFEKEVTDALHRYPVPPHHVWYLLTERPISVDGKLSDFFLKNSLTVEKFNLYGVPEEKQGPFMKRLESMGFVNFLDGTPKDMQFTSARLDKVKAVQALLDHLGVTFDNVMSIGDSLNMDGCIIKRSRIGIAMGNAPKALKDIAYDVTDDYDKDGLAKAIEKYLL; from the coding sequence ATGGACATCAAAGTATTGTTTTTTGATTTAGACGGTACAGCACTGCAAAGGGATCAGGTTTTTATATCGTTCAGAAACATGCAGGCTCTGCGTGAGGCAATGAAAAAGGGTATCCACTGTATACCGTGCACAGGAAGAAGTGCCGATATGTTCCCTCCACAGATAGAGGCGGACATGGGTTTTCGTTACTGGGTTTCGGCAAGTGGGTGCCGGATTATTGACCGTCTGACCGGTGAGGTGATATATAAAGGGGAATGCTTCACACCCGAAGAGGCTGCCGAAATATGCCGCATGTATGAGGGTCAGCAGATTTACAGTGAAATTGCTGCAGAAGGTAAACTGTATTTTGAAAAAGAGGTAACCGACGCATTGCACCGTTATCCGGTTCCTCCGCACCATGTATGGTATCTGTTAACCGAAAGGCCCATTTCGGTGGATGGTAAGCTGTCGGATTTCTTTCTGAAAAATAGCCTTACCGTGGAGAAGTTTAACCTTTACGGAGTACCTGAAGAAAAACAGGGGCCTTTCATGAAGCGCCTTGAGTCGATGGGGTTTGTAAATTTCCTTGACGGAACCCCAAAAGATATGCAGTTTACTTCGGCCAGGCTTGACAAAGTTAAGGCGGTTCAGGCCCTGCTGGATCACCTTGGGGTTACTTTTGACAATGTTATGAGTATAGGTGATTCGCTCAACATGGACGGATGCATTATCAAGCGGTCGAGGATAGGCATTGCGATGGGCAACGCGCCGAAAGCGCTTAAAGACATTGCGTATGATGTTACCGATGACTATGACAAGGACGGACTTGCAAAGGCGATTGAAAAGTATCTTTTGTAA
- a CDS encoding ABC transporter permease — MFKKTGREFLKGYRIDFWSFVTMVSLIYFAMFLIYPVGRLVFNAFQTKDAVGVFSFDNFIKFFSKPYYRNSVWNSVKVTFCATFLTVVIGVTLAYITTNFKIKGIKAVNILIIISMFSPPFIGAYSWILLLGRAGVITKFLKNNFGIDLPTIYGFNGILLVFTLKLFPYIYMYTKGALKKVDKALIEAAESLGDHGLKKVIKVSLPLVTPTILAGSAIVFLRAFADYGTPRLIGEGYTVMPVLIYNEWLSETGSNAYFASAIAFIMILVAIVVYMLQMYFSRKNYNMSMLNPPVPKPIKGAGAVFAHLFVYLVTLLATLPTAYITFISFKNFKSSSIMVEGFSLTNYVLAWNKAKGAILNTFKFGIISIIIIVLLGTMFAYVTVRRRNIFSRFLDACVQLPYVIPGTIYGLMLLISYNSGFLALSGGAILIITAYVIRRMPYTVRSSAAILRQINQNIEEASLSLGYSPVATFFKVTMPAMIPGVVSGAILSWITLIQELSATLMLYTSKTSTMATAIFQEVNRSAYGTAAALSTILTFTMVASLLLFFRITGNADVDM; from the coding sequence ATGTTTAAAAAAACGGGCAGAGAGTTTTTAAAGGGCTATCGCATCGATTTCTGGAGTTTTGTCACAATGGTTTCGCTGATATATTTCGCAATGTTCCTTATTTATCCGGTAGGGCGTTTGGTTTTTAATGCGTTCCAAACCAAAGATGCGGTAGGTGTGTTTTCTTTTGACAACTTTATAAAATTTTTCTCAAAGCCTTATTACAGAAATTCAGTCTGGAACAGCGTAAAGGTTACTTTTTGCGCTACCTTTCTGACTGTTGTAATTGGTGTTACGCTTGCATATATCACTACCAATTTTAAAATCAAAGGCATAAAAGCCGTAAATATTCTCATAATAATCTCAATGTTTTCACCGCCGTTTATAGGTGCGTATTCATGGATTTTGTTACTTGGACGTGCAGGTGTTATAACCAAATTCCTGAAGAACAATTTCGGAATTGATTTGCCGACCATTTACGGATTTAACGGCATTTTGCTGGTATTTACGCTGAAATTGTTTCCGTACATTTATATGTATACAAAAGGCGCATTGAAAAAGGTGGACAAGGCTCTTATTGAAGCAGCTGAAAGCCTTGGAGACCATGGCCTGAAAAAGGTTATTAAAGTCAGTCTTCCTCTCGTTACTCCCACCATTCTTGCCGGATCGGCCATTGTATTTCTACGAGCCTTTGCAGATTACGGAACGCCCCGGTTGATTGGTGAAGGTTATACCGTTATGCCTGTTCTGATCTATAACGAATGGCTCTCAGAAACGGGGTCCAATGCATATTTCGCATCGGCGATAGCTTTCATTATGATTCTTGTTGCGATAGTTGTGTACATGTTGCAGATGTATTTCAGCCGTAAGAACTATAATATGAGCATGCTCAACCCACCGGTACCGAAGCCGATTAAAGGCGCTGGCGCGGTATTTGCACACCTTTTTGTGTATCTGGTAACGTTACTTGCCACGCTTCCCACGGCGTACATAACGTTTATATCCTTCAAGAATTTCAAGAGCAGCTCAATAATGGTTGAGGGCTTTTCCTTAACGAATTACGTGCTTGCGTGGAATAAGGCCAAAGGCGCCATACTGAATACCTTCAAATTCGGAATTATATCGATTATAATTATCGTTCTGCTGGGTACGATGTTTGCGTATGTTACGGTACGAAGAAGGAATATATTCTCCCGTTTCCTGGATGCCTGTGTTCAGCTGCCGTACGTTATCCCGGGCACAATTTACGGTTTGATGCTGTTGATATCATATAATTCAGGCTTTCTTGCGCTGTCGGGAGGAGCGATTCTAATTATCACCGCATATGTCATCCGAAGGATGCCTTACACTGTCCGTTCCAGTGCGGCCATTCTGCGTCAGATCAATCAAAATATCGAGGAGGCATCCCTGTCTCTTGGGTATTCGCCTGTGGCCACGTTTTTTAAAGTGACAATGCCTGCGATGATACCCGGAGTGGTATCAGGCGCCATACTGAGCTGGATAACGCTGATTCAGGAATTATCGGCAACGTTGATGCTGTATACAAGCAAAACCTCCACTATGGCTACCGCAATCTTTCAGGAGGTAAACAGGTCGGCGTATGGTACGGCGGCCGCTCTATCCACAATACTCACATTTACGATGGTAGCGTCATTATTATTGTTCTTCAGAATAACAGGCAATGCTGACGTGGATATGTAG
- a CDS encoding ABC transporter ATP-binding protein, with translation MAVAIHIRNVKKQYEDNVVIRDLSLDINPGELFTLLGPSGCGKTTLLRMIAGFNSIEAGTIAFDDKVINDVPVHKRNFGMVFQSYAIFPNMTVYRNVEYGLKNKKLPKEEIKKRVNEILEVVQLTEYKDRYPDKLSGGQQQRVAIARAVVVQPQVLLMDEPLSNLDAKLRLEMRSVIRKLQRELGITTVYVTHDQEEALAISDRIAVMNKGEIYHCDTPERIYSRPYNTFVADFIGNSTMIDGVVTSTAGKTTTIKMKNGLVIEMNNLVPLWSGCEVIVGVRPEEFIITTEGNGIRGTVKLKQFLGKYIKYEVALQDGSVIEVSADTNSSDHIYDYGETIYLTVNTKRINVFDKETQRTLVEGVRSNV, from the coding sequence ATGGCTGTTGCTATACATATCCGAAATGTAAAAAAACAATATGAAGACAACGTAGTTATCCGAGATCTCTCACTCGATATTAATCCCGGTGAGCTGTTTACGCTGCTGGGACCGAGTGGTTGCGGTAAAACCACCCTACTCCGCATGATTGCAGGATTTAATTCCATAGAAGCAGGTACCATTGCTTTTGATGATAAAGTAATTAATGACGTTCCCGTTCATAAGCGGAATTTTGGAATGGTATTTCAGAGCTATGCCATTTTTCCCAATATGACGGTTTACCGCAATGTTGAATACGGTCTGAAAAACAAAAAACTTCCCAAGGAAGAGATCAAAAAGCGCGTAAATGAGATTTTGGAAGTTGTCCAATTAACGGAATACAAGGACCGTTACCCGGATAAGCTCTCCGGTGGTCAGCAGCAGCGCGTTGCAATTGCCCGTGCCGTTGTTGTCCAGCCCCAGGTACTGCTTATGGATGAGCCTCTTTCCAATCTGGATGCCAAGCTTCGTCTTGAAATGCGTTCCGTTATCCGTAAACTGCAAAGAGAGCTGGGAATAACAACCGTTTATGTTACCCATGATCAGGAAGAGGCCCTGGCAATTTCGGACCGAATTGCGGTGATGAATAAAGGTGAAATTTACCACTGTGATACACCTGAACGCATTTACTCCCGCCCGTATAATACATTTGTTGCCGATTTTATCGGTAATTCTACGATGATTGACGGCGTTGTCACATCCACCGCCGGAAAAACCACTACGATAAAAATGAAGAACGGCCTTGTGATTGAAATGAACAACCTTGTTCCCCTGTGGTCGGGCTGTGAAGTGATTGTCGGTGTTCGGCCCGAAGAATTCATTATTACCACCGAAGGCAACGGTATCAGAGGCACCGTCAAACTTAAACAGTTCCTTGGCAAGTATATAAAATATGAAGTTGCCCTTCAGGACGGTTCTGTGATTGAAGTATCGGCAGACACCAATTCTTCAGACCATATTTATGATTACGGCGAAACCATTTATTTAACGGTTAACACCAAACGGATCAATGTGTTTGACAAAGAAACCCAGAGAACTTTGGTAGAGGGAGTGCGAAGCAATGTTTAA
- a CDS encoding extracellular solute-binding protein, which translates to MKKRTVALISVLMLLLMVLTACGNNTKPSTTPQNSVAPTKAEDQPKESELKQTNVVVLYSSGSTTQNELVQRMWEERYPNVRLEIVSAGSGELQNRIIAEANNPQGDVIMGGSYAVYSALSDYLTPYVSPNVEDCIPEFRSTNDKFTAIQINVNTIMVNNQLLNELGVTVDGWESLTNPALKGKIIFADPSSSSSGREQLINMMTAMSPTGKPEDGWDFVKKYIENLDGKISSSSSAIYTGVANGEYAVGITNEEKVIEYMINGADVSPVYAKEGITLRTSYCGIIKGCKNEYNARLLVDLLTSKEYQQAAAEELYQRSVRSDVNFSLEGIPATTELVSIEYPTDWVEENSDLIKEKFQELWTSAQ; encoded by the coding sequence ATGAAAAAAAGAACAGTTGCTTTAATCAGTGTTTTAATGCTGCTTTTAATGGTGCTTACCGCGTGTGGTAATAACACCAAGCCTTCGACAACGCCACAAAACAGCGTCGCTCCGACGAAAGCGGAAGATCAGCCTAAGGAATCAGAACTTAAGCAAACCAACGTAGTCGTGCTTTACAGTTCCGGTTCTACAACTCAGAATGAACTTGTACAGAGAATGTGGGAGGAAAGATATCCTAATGTCAGACTGGAGATTGTTTCTGCGGGATCGGGCGAACTGCAAAACAGGATCATTGCAGAAGCAAATAATCCGCAGGGAGACGTGATTATGGGGGGTTCTTACGCAGTTTATTCCGCGCTGTCAGATTATCTTACCCCGTATGTTTCACCTAATGTCGAAGACTGCATACCTGAATTCAGATCTACGAACGACAAGTTTACGGCCATTCAGATTAACGTAAATACAATTATGGTAAATAACCAGCTGCTTAACGAGCTCGGTGTTACTGTTGACGGTTGGGAATCGCTGACCAATCCTGCGTTAAAGGGAAAGATTATCTTTGCGGATCCTTCTTCGTCTTCTTCAGGCCGTGAACAGCTTATTAATATGATGACAGCGATGAGTCCTACAGGAAAGCCGGAGGATGGCTGGGATTTCGTAAAGAAATATATTGAAAACCTCGACGGAAAAATTTCTTCCAGCTCTTCAGCCATTTACACAGGTGTTGCCAATGGGGAGTATGCCGTTGGAATCACCAACGAGGAAAAGGTTATTGAGTATATGATTAACGGAGCTGATGTCAGCCCTGTATATGCTAAGGAAGGCATTACTCTCAGAACATCCTACTGCGGGATCATCAAAGGTTGCAAGAATGAATATAATGCCCGCCTGCTTGTTGATCTCCTGACATCAAAGGAATATCAGCAGGCTGCCGCTGAAGAACTGTATCAGCGTTCTGTGCGTTCTGACGTAAATTTCTCACTTGAAGGTATTCCGGCTACTACTGAGTTAGTCTCAATAGAATATCCCACTGACTGGGTTGAAGAAAATTCCGACTTAATCAAGGAAAAATTCCAGGAGCTTTGGACAAGCGCTCAGTAA